The Platichthys flesus chromosome 10, fPlaFle2.1, whole genome shotgun sequence genome includes a window with the following:
- the rrh gene encoding visual pigment-like receptor peropsin, translating into MGIDSGVNISDDVAPYGGKSAFTQTEHNIVAGYLITAGVISLTSNIVVLLMFVKFKELRTATNFIIINLALTDVGVAGIGYPMSAASDIHGSWKFGYTGCQIYAALNIFFGMASIGLLTVVAIDRYLTICRPDIGQKMSMQSYNLLILAAWLNAVFWSSMPIVGWSGYAPDPTGATCTINWRQNDASFISYTMAVIGVNFVLPLSVMFYCYYNVSATVKRYKAGNCLDSINIDWSDQMDVTKMSMVMIVMFLVAWSPYSMVCLWASFGDPKTIPATMAIIAPLFAKSSTFYNPCIYVIANKKFRRAIIGMVRCQSRQRITINTQVPLTTSQQPLTL; encoded by the exons ATGGGGATCGACTCTGGAGTTAATATTTCAGATGATGTTGCACCTTACGGAGGAAAAAGTGCCTTTACTCAAACTGAGCACAACATCGTGGCTGGATATCTTATTACTGCAG gaGTCATCAGTTTAACAAGCAACATCGTGGTGCTGCTCATGTTTGTGAAGTTCAAGGAGCTCCGCACGGCCACCAACTTCATTATCATCAACCTGGCATTAACTGATGTTGGAGTGGCTGGTATCGGCTATCCCATGTCAGCTGCCTCAGACATCCATGGCAGCTGGAAATTTGGCTACACTGGTTGTCAG ATCTATGCAGCTCTTAACATCTTTTTTGGCATGGCCAGTATCGGCCTGTTGACTGTGGTGGCCATCGACCGCTATCTCACCATCTGCAGACCAGACATAG GGCAGAAAATGTCGATGCAATCATACAACCTTCTCATTCTGGCAGCGTGGCTGAATGCTGTGTTCTGGTCCTCCATGCCCATAGTGGGATGGTCTGGATATGCTCCTGACCCTACTGGAGCTACATGCACCATCAACTGGAGACAGAATGATGC ctccttcatctcctACACCATGGCAGTGATCGGAGTGAACTTTGTGTTGCCTCtgtctgtcatgttttactgctACTACAACGTGTCAGCCACTGTGAAGAGATACAAAGCCGGCAACTGCCTGGACAGCATCAACATCGACTGGTCGGATCAGATGGATGTCACCAAG ATGTCCATGGTGATGATTGTCATGTTCCTGGTGGCCTGGTCTCCCTACTCCATGGTGTGCCTCTGGGCATCCTTTGGTGACCCCAAGACCATACCTGCCACGATGGCCATCATCGCTCCACTCTTTGCCAAGTCCTCCACTTTTTACAACCCCTGCATTTATGTTATTGCCAACAAAAA GTTCAGAAGAGCCATAATAGGAATGGTCCGATGTCAATCCAGGCAGCGGATCACCATCAATACCCAGGTTCCACTGACAACCTCCCAACAACCTCTGACCCTGTGA
- the LOC133962508 gene encoding cytochrome c oxidase subunit 8A, mitochondrial-like, which yields MPGFLRTLASRAAPALRSHAVTQRATLYSRPAKEKIGPLETVIGLTMFSLAILGPSGWILCHLEDYKKKA from the exons ATGCCGGGCTTCCTCAGGACTCTCGCCAGCCGTGCTGCTCCGGCCCTGCGGTCACATGCCGTCACTCAGCGGGCGACTCTCTACTCGAGACCGGCCAAGGAAAAGATCGGTCCCCTC GAGACTGTTATTGGACTCACCATGTTCTCCTTGGCCATCCTGGGCCCATCTGGGTGGATCCTGTGCCACCTGGAGGACTACAAGAAGAAGGCgtaa
- the gnpda2 gene encoding glucosamine-6-phosphate isomerase 2 — protein MRLVILDDYDLSSEWAAKYIRNKIIQFQPSADRCFTLGLPTGSTPYGCYQKLIEYYRNGDISFKYVKTFNMDEYVGLPRAHPESYHSYMWNTFFKHIDIDPANAHILDGNVDDLEAECQAFEQQITKAGGIELFVGGIGPDGHIAFNEPGSSLVSRTRVKTLAKDTIVANARFFGNDLSKVPTMALTVGVGTVMAAKEVMILITGAHKAFALYKAIEEGVNHMWTVSAFQQHPRTIFVCDEDATLELRVKTVKYFKGLMHVHNKLVDPVLSIKDQKDG, from the exons ATGAGGCTGGTCATTCTGGACGACTATGATCTGTCCAGTGAGTGGGCAGCCAAATACATCCGCAACAAGATCATCCAGTTCCAGCCGTCTGCCGACAGATGCTTCACTCTGGGGCTGCCTACAG GGAGCACTCCTTACGGCTGCTACCAGAAGTTAATTGAATACTACAGAAATGGAGATATTTCTTTCAAATATGTGAAAACCTTCAACATGGATGAATATGTAG GTCTCCCACGAGCTCATCCAGAGAGTTACCACTCCTACATGTGGAACACCTTCTTCAAGCACATAGACATCGATCCAGCCAACGCTCACATCCTGGATGGAAATGTAGACGACCTGGAAGCCGAGTGTCAGGCCTTCGAGCAGCAGATCACGAAGGCCGGAGGCATCGAGTTGTTTGTTGGAG GTATTGGCCCTGATGGTCACATTGCGTTCAATGAGCCAGGCTCCAGCCTCGTTTCCAGGACCAGAGTGAAAACCCTAGCTAAGGACACCATTGTGGCCAATGCTCGGTTCTTTGGTAACGACCTGTCCAAGGTTCCCACCATGGCTCTCACTGTGGGTGTAGGAACTGTCATGGCAGCCAAAGAG GTGATGATTCTGATCACAGGAGCACACAAAGCCTTTGCTCTGTATAAAGCCATAGAGGAGGGAGTCAACCACATGTGGACAGTATCAGCCTTCCAGCAGCATCCACGCACCATCTTTGTCTGTGACGAGGACGCCACGCTGGAGCTGCGAGTCAAGACCGTGAAGTACTTCAAAG GGTTAATGCATGTTCATAACAAGCTGGTGGACCCGGTGCTCAGTATAAAGGACCAAAAAGACGGTTGA